A single Clostridium sp. AN503 DNA region contains:
- a CDS encoding helix-turn-helix domain-containing protein: protein MQLAQCIIIDILKPFHVECLVPEGKTFCFSQIHLLDETPVSPEASSLYVGTLDQVRSIEKDILAQICIVCIGPKEEALTLLDQNPANLLLIPGNPSLASVANRLYSGFDQILKWCSELEMAILAKKDYQTIISLGTRIFGDNPIIMVNSSYNLIAGSLPSSPSHERIDAILKKGYYSKEMTDGLARMGYQANGTKYTVPTILYPPNYMDCPLMVLATHADNGIFLGFITVYFTKDDPTPAQFELFSWFARKIRRYYLENSGENSSMPTPLEVFMADLIDHTREDETFLEDRARSLRLPLDAAYRLCVIQWDKFILPQADYIMNRLRSCLKFPFFRVLLYHQSVLLLLQGDISSLRVIEEINESFEEFGELLHICQGHAGFSTANFPLLKMNIAYRQAVTAARYGMMLNPEAGIYFYSHYYIYEMLEDYKKRYSLEDMSVQKLRLLRGPEDDRYDNLALLRNYLLTERSISGTAKIMHMHRNSVIYRLNKIQEILGLDLDDPDVRLRLLISFKILELQNGHILPAPVFEEQTNGPVSFYE from the coding sequence ATGCAGTTAGCACAATGTATCATCATCGATATACTGAAACCCTTTCATGTCGAATGCCTGGTTCCGGAGGGAAAGACTTTCTGCTTTAGCCAGATCCATCTGCTGGATGAAACTCCTGTTTCTCCGGAAGCCTCCTCTCTCTACGTGGGTACGCTGGATCAGGTCCGTTCTATTGAAAAGGATATTCTCGCTCAGATCTGCATCGTTTGTATCGGACCAAAAGAGGAAGCGCTCACTCTTCTTGACCAGAATCCCGCCAACCTGCTGCTGATCCCGGGCAACCCTTCCCTTGCCTCCGTCGCCAACCGCCTGTACAGCGGCTTTGACCAGATCCTGAAATGGTGCAGCGAGCTGGAGATGGCGATCCTGGCTAAGAAGGACTATCAGACCATCATTTCCCTCGGGACCCGGATCTTTGGGGACAACCCGATCATCATGGTCAATTCATCCTATAACCTGATCGCCGGAAGCCTGCCCTCCTCCCCCTCCCACGAGCGAATAGACGCCATATTGAAAAAGGGCTACTATTCCAAAGAGATGACCGACGGGCTGGCACGGATGGGCTATCAGGCCAACGGGACCAAGTATACGGTCCCCACGATCCTCTATCCGCCAAACTACATGGACTGCCCGCTCATGGTGCTCGCCACCCATGCAGACAACGGTATTTTCCTGGGCTTCATCACGGTCTATTTTACAAAAGACGATCCGACGCCTGCCCAGTTTGAGCTGTTCTCCTGGTTTGCCCGCAAGATCCGCCGGTATTACCTAGAAAACAGCGGTGAGAATTCTTCCATGCCTACGCCGTTGGAAGTCTTTATGGCGGACCTGATCGACCATACCCGGGAGGATGAAACCTTTTTGGAGGACCGGGCCCGCTCCCTGCGTCTTCCGCTGGACGCCGCTTACCGCCTCTGCGTGATCCAGTGGGATAAATTTATCCTTCCGCAGGCGGACTACATCATGAACAGGCTGCGCTCCTGTTTGAAGTTCCCATTTTTCCGGGTGCTTTTATACCATCAGTCGGTGCTCCTTTTGCTGCAGGGGGATATCTCCAGCTTGAGGGTCATTGAGGAGATCAACGAGTCCTTTGAGGAGTTTGGAGAGCTGTTGCATATCTGCCAGGGACATGCGGGATTTTCCACTGCCAATTTCCCGCTGCTGAAAATGAACATCGCTTACCGACAGGCTGTGACTGCCGCCAGATACGGCATGATGCTGAACCCGGAGGCAGGGATTTATTTTTATTCTCATTATTACATCTATGAAATGCTGGAGGATTATAAAAAACGCTACAGCCTGGAGGATATGTCCGTGCAGAAGCTCCGCCTTCTTCGGGGGCCGGAGGATGACCGATACGACAACCTGGCCCTTCTGCGCAACTATCTGCTGACGGAGCGCAGCATCTCCGGTACAGCCAAGATCATGCATATGCACCGCAACAGCGTGATCTACCGGCTGAACAAGATCCAGGAGATCCTCGGCCTTGATTTGGACGACCCGGATGTGCGCCTGCGGCTCCTTATCTCTTTTAAGATCCTGGAGCTGCAAAACGGGCACATTCTGCCTGCTCCTGTTTTTGAGGAGCAGACAAACGGCCCGGTCAGCTTTTACGAATGA
- a CDS encoding electron transfer flavoprotein subunit beta/FixA family protein has translation MNIVVCVKQVPDTTEIRIDPVKHTLIREGVPSIVNPFDACALEMAVRLKEKEGGKVTVISMGPAQAKNALKECLSVGADQAFLVTDRAFGGSDTLATSYILSRAIKAVEAKTGEKTDLILCGKQAIDGDTAQVGPEIAEHMDLPHVTLATGVELVDGKLQVLRDTDEGHDVVEVDLPALVTATKTPYDPRYPSIKSKMAANRAVITEITNSDPDMVCEQERLGLNGSPTKVKKTFTPDQSKNGVVIRGETGEDAAVRLAAMLSDAKII, from the coding sequence ATGAATATTGTGGTTTGTGTGAAGCAGGTGCCGGATACCACGGAGATCCGGATCGATCCGGTAAAGCATACGTTGATCCGTGAGGGCGTGCCCAGCATTGTCAATCCCTTTGACGCCTGCGCCCTGGAGATGGCTGTGAGGCTGAAAGAGAAAGAGGGCGGCAAAGTGACCGTGATCAGCATGGGGCCGGCCCAGGCGAAGAATGCTTTAAAAGAGTGCCTGAGTGTTGGCGCGGACCAGGCGTTTCTGGTGACGGACCGGGCCTTTGGCGGTTCTGATACTTTGGCGACCAGCTACATACTTAGCCGGGCGATCAAAGCCGTGGAGGCAAAGACCGGCGAGAAGACAGATCTGATCCTGTGCGGCAAGCAGGCGATCGACGGGGATACGGCCCAGGTAGGGCCGGAGATTGCCGAGCATATGGATCTTCCCCATGTGACGCTGGCAACCGGCGTGGAACTGGTGGACGGGAAACTGCAGGTGCTCCGGGATACAGATGAGGGCCATGATGTGGTGGAGGTGGATCTTCCCGCCCTGGTCACAGCGACTAAGACCCCCTATGATCCCCGTTATCCTTCCATCAAGAGCAAGATGGCGGCGAACCGGGCGGTCATCACCGAGATCACAAACAGCGATCCGGACATGGTCTGCGAGCAGGAGCGGCTGGGACTGAACGGCTCTCCCACAAAGGTGAAAAAGACCTTTACCCCGGATCAGAGCAAAAACGGCGTGGTGATCCGCGGCGAGACAGGCGAAGACGCCGCTGTCAGACTGGCTGCTATGCTTAGCGATGCCAAGATTATTTGA
- a CDS encoding glycosyl hydrolase family 18 protein has protein sequence MQIYVVKPGDNVDRIAAESGVPVETIIYDNQIEYPYRLAVGQALFLRSRSGVENTAGRTPLYVSGYAYPFIDREVLRETLQWLTALYIFSYGFTTEGNLIPPMADDSPLIEAALSAGVRPVLVLTPLGADGRFNNNLVTAVVEDQAVQRNLVLELGGVMQEKGYEGLDIDFEYIRAEDREEFAQFVSRTTQIMNLLGYPVSVALAPKTSRDQPGLLYEGVDYRLLGAAANRAMLMTYEWGYTYGPPMAVAPLNMVRRVVEYALTEIPPEKISLGIPNYGYDWPLPYERGVTRARTINKQEAIRLAIDHGVEIRFDETAMSPWFRYWQYGIQHEVWFEDPRSQYAKFMLIKEYGLSGVGYWQLMNYDRANWLLLNELFEAEPGM, from the coding sequence ATGCAGATATATGTAGTGAAGCCGGGGGACAATGTGGACAGGATCGCAGCGGAGTCCGGTGTGCCGGTGGAAACCATTATTTATGATAATCAGATAGAATATCCATATCGCCTGGCCGTGGGCCAGGCCCTTTTTCTTCGGAGCAGGAGCGGAGTGGAGAACACGGCAGGGCGGACTCCGCTCTATGTCAGTGGTTACGCCTATCCGTTCATCGACCGGGAGGTGCTGCGTGAGACGCTCCAGTGGCTGACGGCGCTTTATATATTTTCCTACGGTTTTACCACAGAGGGCAACTTGATCCCGCCGATGGCCGATGACAGTCCTCTGATTGAGGCGGCGCTTTCTGCGGGAGTGCGGCCTGTGCTGGTCCTGACACCGCTGGGAGCTGACGGGCGGTTTAATAACAATCTGGTGACGGCGGTGGTGGAGGATCAGGCAGTCCAGAGAAACCTGGTCCTGGAGCTTGGCGGGGTGATGCAGGAAAAGGGGTATGAGGGCCTGGATATTGATTTTGAATACATCAGGGCAGAAGACCGGGAGGAATTTGCCCAATTTGTATCCCGCACTACGCAGATAATGAATTTGCTGGGATATCCGGTATCCGTGGCCCTGGCGCCCAAGACCTCCAGAGACCAGCCGGGGCTTCTCTATGAGGGCGTGGATTACCGTCTGCTGGGCGCAGCAGCCAACCGGGCGATGCTGATGACTTACGAATGGGGGTATACCTACGGTCCGCCCATGGCCGTAGCGCCCCTCAATATGGTGCGGCGTGTGGTGGAATACGCCCTCACGGAAATCCCTCCGGAAAAGATCAGCCTGGGAATCCCCAATTACGGTTACGACTGGCCTCTGCCCTATGAGCGGGGCGTTACCCGGGCGCGGACCATCAACAAGCAGGAAGCGATCCGGCTTGCCATCGATCACGGCGTGGAGATCCGGTTTGACGAGACGGCTATGTCTCCCTGGTTCCGGTACTGGCAGTACGGCATCCAGCATGAGGTCTGGTTCGAGGACCCACGCAGCCAGTATGCTAAATTTATGCTGATTAAGGAATACGGATTGTCCGGAGTGGGATACTGGCAGCTCATGAACTATGACAGGGCCAACTGGCTGTTGTTAAATGAGCTGTTTGAGGCGGAACCGGGGATGTAA
- a CDS encoding electron transfer flavoprotein subunit alpha/FixB family protein: MSEFTSKNIWVFIETDEGKAKSVGLELLNPGRMLAEKAGEKLIAVILGKDNAEAVAQVQQYGADQIISVEGAEYEKYSFDAYTYAMTELVQKYDPSAILIGATNNGRDFGPRLSCRLKTGLTADCTSLDYDEESGNVAWTRPAFGGNLMAVIMCPNTRPQIGTVRPGVFKKLPVSGKAAEVIWETIEIPADKIRTRLIESVRDTAAGILNLEDAEIIVSGGRGLGGPENFKLLEDLAAVLGGAVGASRAAVDAGWIGHAHQVGQTGKTVGPKLYIACGISGAIQHLAGMSGSDCIVAINKDPEAPIFKAADYGIVGSLFEVLPVLTEEIKKLKA; encoded by the coding sequence ATGAGCGAATTTACAAGTAAGAATATCTGGGTATTCATTGAGACAGATGAGGGAAAAGCAAAGAGCGTGGGTCTGGAGCTGTTAAATCCCGGACGCATGCTGGCGGAAAAGGCAGGGGAGAAGCTGATCGCGGTGATCCTGGGCAAGGACAATGCAGAGGCGGTAGCCCAGGTCCAGCAGTACGGCGCGGACCAGATCATCAGCGTGGAGGGAGCTGAGTATGAGAAATACAGCTTTGACGCCTACACCTATGCCATGACAGAGCTGGTGCAGAAATACGATCCGTCGGCGATCCTGATCGGCGCCACCAACAACGGCCGCGATTTTGGCCCGCGCCTGTCATGCAGGCTTAAGACCGGCCTGACCGCGGACTGTACAAGCCTTGACTATGATGAGGAAAGCGGCAATGTGGCATGGACCAGACCGGCCTTTGGCGGCAACTTGATGGCGGTCATCATGTGCCCCAATACCCGTCCGCAGATCGGGACCGTCCGTCCGGGCGTGTTTAAGAAGCTTCCGGTATCGGGAAAAGCGGCGGAAGTGATCTGGGAGACCATAGAGATCCCGGCGGACAAGATCAGGACAAGGCTGATCGAATCCGTCCGTGATACCGCCGCCGGCATCCTGAATCTGGAGGATGCGGAGATCATCGTATCCGGCGGACGCGGCCTGGGCGGCCCGGAGAACTTTAAGCTGCTGGAGGACTTAGCGGCGGTGCTCGGCGGCGCTGTGGGCGCTTCCCGTGCGGCGGTGGACGCAGGATGGATCGGGCACGCCCACCAGGTGGGGCAGACCGGCAAGACCGTCGGGCCGAAGCTCTATATTGCATGCGGTATATCCGGTGCGATCCAGCATCTGGCAGGCATGTCCGGCTCTGACTGTATCGTGGCGATCAATAAAGATCCGGAAGCCCCGATCTTCAAAGCTGCTGATTATGGTATCGTAGGCAGCTTATTCGAGGTGCTCCCGGTCCTGACAGAAGAGATTAAAAAATTAAAAGCATAG
- a CDS encoding MaoC/PaaZ C-terminal domain-containing protein has protein sequence MLNESAIGLSLEQKFTYSWRDLILYNLSVGASPDELEYVYEKGLKAVPTFGVIPCAGTFGMDPYDAQPQMPTKKIAGLRTDGTLHMDHKLVLHKPLPTEGTFRIEKVISAVYDRGEGKGAKINVDVIGRDETGEPVFTNTMGYLNRWSGGFGGPAVPHSAIRIPEREPDCVCRDSYPMNAPLLYRLTGDTYPLHADPEFAVKCGFERPIVHGLCSLGYACRMMVGALFAGEPERMVSIENQFRSVAMPGDSFTLQMWNETPGEALFRMIKDSDGKAILDYGRMVWKENV, from the coding sequence ATGCTGAATGAATCTGCCATAGGATTATCCCTGGAACAGAAGTTCACTTATAGCTGGCGGGATTTGATCTTGTATAATTTAAGCGTGGGTGCGTCGCCGGATGAGCTGGAATACGTCTATGAAAAGGGACTGAAGGCAGTCCCCACCTTTGGCGTGATCCCCTGCGCCGGAACCTTTGGCATGGATCCATACGATGCCCAGCCGCAGATGCCCACCAAAAAGATAGCAGGTCTGCGCACAGACGGGACTCTGCACATGGACCATAAGCTTGTGCTGCACAAACCGCTTCCCACGGAAGGGACCTTCCGGATCGAAAAGGTGATCAGCGCTGTCTATGACCGGGGGGAAGGCAAGGGCGCCAAGATCAACGTAGATGTGATCGGACGGGATGAGACCGGTGAACCGGTATTTACCAATACCATGGGATATTTAAACCGCTGGTCCGGCGGATTTGGCGGGCCGGCAGTGCCCCACAGTGCCATCCGTATCCCTGAGCGGGAGCCGGACTGTGTGTGCCGTGACAGCTATCCGATGAATGCACCGCTTCTGTACCGCCTGACCGGAGACACCTATCCTTTGCATGCCGATCCGGAATTTGCGGTCAAATGCGGCTTTGAGCGGCCGATCGTCCATGGACTGTGCAGCCTTGGCTACGCCTGCCGCATGATGGTAGGGGCGTTGTTTGCGGGTGAGCCGGAGCGGATGGTCTCCATAGAAAATCAGTTCCGCAGCGTTGCCATGCCGGGGGACAGCTTCACACTCCAGATGTGGAATGAAACGCCGGGAGAGGCGTTGTTCCGCATGATAAAGGATTCGGATGGGAAGGCAATCCTGGATTACGGGCGGATGGTGTGGAAAGAAAATGTGTAG
- a CDS encoding CaiB/BaiF CoA-transferase family protein, translated as MEQYKPLKGIKVVELSLMVASASCGRMMADWGADVIKVENTKGGDNFRKWPLGIGAPADDDFDPLFDNLNANKRAISLDTSTEHGREVMYRLLENADVFLTNLRTSALKKSGLDYDSLRDRFPRLVMTQLDGYGEKGEEASRPGYDNTAFWARGGFLYSQSIYGDNDKAYPVYMPMGFGDVTCAMGMMAATVSAVLAARQTGKGDRVSLSLYGTAVWLANILVSGSQYGFLLPKRREDNSPFGATFKCSDGRWFMPQIVNFSRDAAVYYRLLGADDMAENPLYASRANFNKAEVCGPVIERFEKIFAKKTADEWKKLFEEAGLCCEILYGYGDILTDPQAQANDFIYQMKYDNGKEASLVRSCLRSERMGLPEFNRGPMLGEHTVDILKELGYGDDEIGIMLEEKAVKQHE; from the coding sequence ATGGAACAGTACAAACCGCTTAAGGGTATTAAAGTTGTGGAATTATCGCTGATGGTGGCTTCCGCATCCTGTGGGCGCATGATGGCAGACTGGGGCGCGGACGTGATCAAGGTGGAAAATACAAAAGGCGGGGACAACTTCCGGAAATGGCCGCTGGGAATCGGCGCCCCGGCGGATGACGATTTTGACCCGCTGTTTGACAACTTAAACGCCAACAAGCGGGCGATCAGCCTGGATACTTCTACAGAGCATGGACGGGAGGTCATGTACCGGCTCCTGGAAAATGCAGATGTATTCTTGACAAACCTCCGCACCAGCGCACTAAAAAAATCAGGTCTGGATTACGACAGCTTAAGGGATCGTTTTCCCAGACTGGTCATGACCCAGCTTGACGGATACGGCGAAAAAGGCGAAGAAGCCTCCCGCCCCGGGTACGACAACACCGCATTCTGGGCCAGAGGCGGATTCCTTTACAGCCAGAGCATCTATGGGGACAATGACAAAGCCTATCCCGTCTACATGCCCATGGGCTTTGGCGACGTGACCTGCGCCATGGGAATGATGGCCGCCACGGTTTCTGCTGTGTTAGCCGCACGCCAGACCGGAAAGGGAGACCGGGTCTCCTTAAGCCTCTACGGTACCGCTGTGTGGCTCGCCAACATCCTGGTCTCCGGCTCCCAATACGGATTTCTGCTCCCCAAGAGACGTGAGGATAACAGCCCCTTTGGAGCTACCTTCAAATGCAGCGACGGCCGTTGGTTCATGCCCCAGATCGTGAACTTCAGCCGGGATGCGGCTGTGTATTACCGGCTGCTGGGTGCGGACGACATGGCAGAAAACCCGCTGTACGCCTCCCGCGCCAATTTTAACAAGGCGGAGGTGTGCGGTCCGGTCATTGAGCGGTTTGAAAAAATATTTGCCAAGAAAACTGCCGATGAATGGAAAAAACTGTTTGAAGAAGCGGGGCTTTGCTGTGAGATCCTGTACGGCTATGGAGATATCCTGACCGATCCCCAGGCGCAGGCAAATGACTTTATCTACCAGATGAAATATGACAACGGCAAAGAAGCCTCCCTGGTGCGGAGCTGTCTGCGCAGCGAGCGCATGGGCCTGCCTGAATTCAACCGGGGACCGATGCTTGGAGAGCACACCGTTGATATCCTGAAAGAACTGGGCTATGGTGATGATGAGATTGGAATAATGCTGGAAGAAAAGGCCGTAAAACAGCACGAGTAG
- a CDS encoding FAD-binding protein has protein sequence MKRNRFCYAAAFTAAMVGLTACSGSDQGETTAAATTAATTAAETAAPETSAGPQTYDVKANGYGGEVNLKVTLEDGAVTGIELGDNHESKVVIDRAFPVIRDRIIEAGTPVVDSVSGATFSSYAVKAAVADAMTQAGLEVEKITMATTGPEKEAVTLDDVEADILVVGGGPSGLAAAITAKAAKPDANIILVEKMDILSGNGKFDMNFYDLINSEAQKAAGNEKWTVNQVENFIEAKSTAGDTPERVKVWAEQENELDAWLRSMGVELNYNYGAMNHMAEEDQYSGEVIQAGMEAHANELGIDIRTGTKGTDLVMEDGRCAGVTVTNNDNETYTIRAQSTIIATGGFCSSKELLAEYAPGYEVLNTSNQIGTTGDFVKVFEKNGFKMEEMDNVRVFPNIIVPNRDLTGGADLSILVNKEGKRFIDENKGGLELGTTIKDQPDGKVFTITDQTGYDSFYRIRKHVNLGYYAKGETLAELADALGIDAAELEKTVAELNEAAAAGENDALTGEPFARPFDEKGPYYGVRVEAANHMTKGGVSCNEKAQVLYEDGTPVDGLYASGEVTWQSGGYSQSVAFGRVAGQQAAENLK, from the coding sequence ATGAAAAGAAACAGATTCTGCTATGCGGCAGCATTCACGGCTGCCATGGTCGGCCTGACGGCCTGTTCCGGCTCCGATCAGGGCGAAACAACCGCGGCTGCGACCACCGCGGCAACTACCGCCGCAGAGACGGCCGCTCCGGAGACCAGCGCAGGACCGCAGACCTATGATGTGAAAGCCAATGGCTACGGCGGCGAGGTGAACTTGAAAGTAACCCTTGAGGATGGCGCTGTAACCGGGATTGAGCTGGGGGACAACCACGAATCCAAGGTAGTGATCGACCGGGCATTTCCTGTTATCCGCGACCGGATCATTGAGGCCGGAACGCCTGTAGTGGACAGTGTGAGCGGCGCAACCTTTTCTTCTTACGCGGTCAAAGCCGCAGTGGCTGACGCCATGACCCAGGCTGGTCTGGAAGTGGAGAAGATCACCATGGCTACCACAGGCCCTGAGAAGGAAGCAGTTACCCTTGACGACGTAGAGGCAGATATCCTGGTAGTTGGCGGCGGCCCTTCCGGGCTGGCTGCAGCCATCACCGCCAAAGCCGCCAAACCGGATGCCAACATCATCCTGGTGGAAAAGATGGATATCTTAAGCGGCAACGGCAAATTTGACATGAATTTCTACGACCTGATCAACTCAGAAGCTCAGAAAGCCGCCGGCAATGAAAAATGGACCGTGAACCAGGTGGAAAACTTCATCGAAGCCAAATCCACCGCAGGCGACACGCCGGAGCGCGTCAAGGTCTGGGCTGAGCAGGAGAATGAACTGGATGCGTGGCTGCGCAGCATGGGGGTAGAGCTGAACTACAACTATGGAGCCATGAACCATATGGCAGAGGAAGACCAGTACTCCGGTGAAGTCATCCAGGCAGGCATGGAGGCACATGCCAATGAACTTGGCATTGACATCCGCACCGGCACCAAAGGTACCGACCTGGTGATGGAGGATGGCCGCTGCGCAGGCGTCACCGTTACTAACAACGACAATGAGACCTACACCATCCGAGCACAGAGCACGATCATCGCCACCGGCGGCTTCTGCTCCAGCAAAGAACTGCTGGCAGAATACGCTCCGGGCTACGAGGTTTTAAACACCTCCAACCAGATCGGAACTACCGGCGATTTTGTGAAAGTATTTGAGAAAAATGGTTTCAAGATGGAAGAGATGGACAACGTCCGCGTATTCCCCAACATTATTGTGCCGAACCGCGACTTAACCGGCGGCGCTGACTTAAGCATCCTGGTCAATAAAGAGGGCAAGCGTTTCATTGATGAGAACAAGGGCGGTCTGGAGCTGGGTACCACGATCAAGGATCAGCCGGACGGCAAGGTATTCACTATCACCGACCAGACTGGATATGACTCCTTCTACCGCATCCGCAAGCATGTGAATCTGGGCTATTACGCCAAGGGCGAGACTCTGGCAGAGCTGGCAGATGCCCTGGGCATCGATGCCGCAGAGCTTGAAAAAACCGTTGCAGAGCTCAATGAAGCAGCAGCGGCAGGCGAAAACGATGCACTTACCGGCGAACCGTTTGCACGCCCCTTCGATGAAAAGGGACCGTACTACGGTGTGCGCGTGGAAGCAGCCAACCATATGACCAAGGGCGGCGTTTCCTGCAACGAAAAAGCACAGGTTCTCTATGAGGACGGCACACCGGTTGACGGCTTGTACGCTTCCGGCGAAGTGACCTGGCAGTCCGGCGGCTATTCCCAGTCCGTGGCCTTCGGCCGCGTGGCCGGTCAACAGGCTGCTGAGAATCTGAAATAA
- a CDS encoding enoyl-CoA hydratase-related protein codes for MEFQNFKLEIDEQGVAVFTADRPEKMNALDDVSWAEISEFFAWADKAEEVKVVILTGAGDKAFIAGADLNSLKLKKAIDCLGGAGQKALNRIQKCAKPVIAAVNGYAFGGGCETAIACDFRVVSENALFALPETGLGILPGAGGTQRLSRLIGLGRAQDVILLGRKIGAEEAVAIGLATKCVPQESLIAEAKKMAGKLIAKGPVAIRIAKQVVQASLSSSQEVGELLEMLALSALCSTEDKMEGVTSFLEKRTPEYRGK; via the coding sequence GTGGAATTTCAGAATTTTAAACTGGAGATTGACGAGCAGGGAGTGGCGGTCTTTACGGCTGACCGGCCGGAGAAGATGAACGCGCTGGATGATGTGTCCTGGGCGGAGATCAGTGAGTTTTTTGCCTGGGCGGATAAGGCGGAGGAAGTGAAGGTCGTGATCCTGACAGGGGCCGGGGACAAGGCGTTTATTGCGGGGGCCGACTTAAACTCCCTGAAGCTTAAAAAAGCCATAGACTGTCTGGGAGGGGCCGGGCAGAAGGCTCTTAACCGGATCCAGAAATGCGCAAAGCCGGTGATCGCGGCGGTGAACGGGTATGCGTTCGGAGGCGGCTGCGAGACGGCGATCGCCTGTGATTTCCGTGTGGTTTCGGAAAATGCGCTGTTTGCGCTGCCGGAGACGGGGCTTGGGATCCTTCCGGGGGCAGGCGGGACCCAGAGGCTGTCCAGGCTGATCGGCCTTGGGCGGGCGCAGGATGTGATCCTTTTAGGACGTAAGATCGGCGCGGAGGAGGCGGTAGCCATCGGCCTGGCGACTAAATGTGTTCCGCAGGAGAGCCTGATCGCGGAGGCTAAAAAGATGGCGGGCAAGCTGATCGCCAAAGGGCCGGTAGCGATCCGGATCGCCAAGCAGGTGGTGCAGGCGTCCCTCTCCAGCAGCCAGGAGGTGGGCGAGCTGTTAGAGATGCTGGCCTTAAGCGCCCTTTGCAGCACGGAGGACAAGATGGAAGGCGTTACATCATTTCTGGAAAAACGGACGCCTGAATATAGGGGGAAATGA
- a CDS encoding acyl-CoA dehydrogenase family protein, whose protein sequence is MFDVGEAGLVLTGEDREIAEMVHDFVMKEVRPKAAEHDISGELDWDAYNKAFEMGLICADLPAEYGGQGLSNVTAAWIREELMYGDAGFGLTCGTNNLGIKPVLLAGTEEQKQWCVEILTSDKPGRDPRWPKKRSGFAAFALTEPDAGSDAGACKTLAEKVLDEDGNVKEYILNGRKCFITNACYADFMCVVATIDRSLGYKGLTMFLVDAHLPGVSIGKHEDKMGIRQSATSDVIFEDVHIPASALIGKEGEGFKIAMKTLEQGRAGVGSGCVGIMRAAKDVCVKYVQERMSMGKPIYKNQAISFKIADMEIAIETSRAIGMKVAALLDAGDPSAATLGPIAKCYCSDALNNVVTEAVQILGGYGYMRDYPVEKLMRDAKIFQIFEGTNEIQRVVISGNVIRANRIK, encoded by the coding sequence ATGTTTGATGTAGGAGAAGCAGGATTGGTTTTGACAGGCGAAGACAGGGAAATTGCGGAGATGGTCCATGATTTCGTGATGAAAGAGGTGCGGCCCAAAGCAGCCGAGCACGACATCAGCGGCGAGCTGGACTGGGACGCCTATAACAAGGCCTTTGAGATGGGCCTGATCTGTGCCGATCTGCCGGCTGAGTATGGCGGACAGGGCTTAAGCAATGTAACCGCGGCCTGGATCCGCGAGGAGCTGATGTATGGGGATGCAGGTTTTGGACTGACCTGCGGCACCAACAATCTGGGGATCAAGCCGGTGCTGCTGGCAGGTACGGAGGAACAGAAGCAGTGGTGCGTGGAGATCCTCACCAGCGACAAGCCGGGCAGAGATCCCCGCTGGCCCAAGAAGCGCAGCGGTTTTGCGGCATTTGCGCTGACCGAGCCGGACGCAGGCTCCGATGCGGGTGCGTGCAAGACCCTGGCAGAGAAGGTTCTGGACGAGGACGGCAATGTAAAAGAATATATCTTAAATGGACGGAAATGCTTTATCACCAATGCGTGCTATGCGGATTTTATGTGCGTGGTCGCAACCATCGACCGCTCCCTGGGTTATAAGGGCCTGACCATGTTCCTGGTAGACGCCCACCTTCCGGGCGTGAGCATCGGCAAGCATGAGGACAAGATGGGCATCCGCCAGTCCGCCACCAGCGATGTGATCTTTGAGGACGTACATATCCCGGCGTCCGCCCTGATCGGTAAAGAGGGCGAAGGCTTCAAGATCGCCATGAAGACCTTGGAGCAGGGCCGCGCAGGTGTAGGAAGCGGCTGCGTTGGCATTATGCGCGCCGCTAAGGATGTCTGTGTGAAATACGTTCAGGAACGTATGAGCATGGGCAAGCCGATCTATAAGAACCAGGCGATCAGCTTCAAGATCGCCGATATGGAGATCGCCATCGAGACCAGCCGCGCCATCGGCATGAAGGTAGCCGCCCTGTTGGACGCTGGAGATCCGTCTGCGGCTACATTAGGGCCGATCGCCAAATGCTACTGCTCCGACGCCCTTAACAACGTGGTGACCGAGGCGGTCCAGATCCTGGGCGGATACGGCTATATGCGGGATTATCCGGTTGAAAAGCTGATGCGCGACGCCAAGATCTTCCAGATCTTTGAGGGAACCAATGAGATCCAGAGAGTAGTCATCAGCGGCAATGTGATCCGTGCTAACAGGATCAAATAG